In a single window of the Olivibacter sp. SDN3 genome:
- a CDS encoding NADH-quinone oxidoreductase subunit J, with product MTMELMLFYLLATTAVGSALLVVTIKNLVRSLFLFFITLFSVAGLYIFALADFVAITQVIVYVGGVLVLMLFAFMLSNKELLNDLKSGVMGVFSLPNWQGALIAVSFFGVLIYMVLLFDKQEPTWITASKDTKGFIQVGDETIRYLGVNLMTRYVLPFEVVSVFLMMALMGAAHLARKEERRS from the coding sequence ATGACTATGGAACTGATGCTCTTTTATTTGTTAGCTACAACGGCGGTTGGATCTGCCTTATTGGTTGTAACCATAAAGAATCTCGTTCGTAGTTTATTTCTTTTTTTTATTACGCTTTTCTCAGTTGCAGGATTGTATATTTTTGCATTGGCAGACTTCGTGGCAATTACCCAAGTGATTGTTTACGTGGGAGGGGTGCTTGTATTGATGCTTTTTGCATTTATGTTATCTAATAAAGAGTTATTGAATGATTTAAAATCGGGAGTTATGGGGGTTTTTTCCCTTCCAAATTGGCAAGGTGCTTTAATCGCTGTCTCATTCTTTGGGGTGCTGATCTATATGGTGCTATTATTTGACAAACAAGAACCTACGTGGATTACTGCTTCTAAAGATACTAAAGGGTTTATACAAGTGGGAGATGAAACGATTCGATACCTCGGGGTTAACCTCATGACGCGCTATGTTCTGCCTTTTGAAGTAGTTTCCGTTTTTTTAATGATGGCTTTAATGGGAGCTGCTCATCTGGCGAGAAAGGAGGAGCGTAGATCTTGA
- a CDS encoding thiamine pyrophosphate-dependent enzyme, with translation MAKKVADQLVETLLEAGIKRVYAVTGDSLNEFNDAVRRNGKLQWIHVRHEEVGAYAAAAEAELNGIACCAGSSGPGHVHLINGLYDANRSGVPVLAIASTMHTDEMGSDYFQETNTIKLFDDCSVYNQIATTAKQFPRMLQAALQHAYSKKGVAVIGMPGDVAMEKAEEIVTETTLIRNRPLLRPKDNEIQALAAVLNEHKRITVFCGIGCKDAHDEVVSLSKRLNAPVGYSFRGKMYVQYDNPNEVGMTGLLGLPAAYHAMHESDLVLLLGTDFPYKDFMPESCGIIQVDERPERLGRRAKLKMGLVGDIKDTLQALLPLIEQNGDTSFLDAQLKIHEKVMQIQRSYANERGRKDNISPEYLADTVDKLAADDAIFTVDTGMSCVWGARFVNATGKRELLGSFNHGSMANAMPQAIGAALARPKQQVVAFCGDGGISMLLGDLATIVQYNLPIKLIVFDNRSLGMVKLEMEVAGLPQWQTDMYNPDFATVAMAMGMKGLCVDDPALVEQSLREVFTYDGPVLVHVKTDPNALAMPPKIEFSQMKGYAITMGKLILSGRMDEVLDTVRSNYKHLKGMV, from the coding sequence ATGGCAAAAAAAGTAGCAGATCAGCTGGTGGAAACGCTTCTGGAAGCTGGGATCAAACGCGTATATGCGGTTACGGGAGATAGTCTAAATGAGTTTAACGATGCGGTAAGGAGAAACGGGAAATTGCAGTGGATTCATGTAAGACATGAGGAAGTTGGGGCCTACGCCGCTGCCGCGGAAGCGGAACTCAATGGAATAGCCTGCTGTGCAGGAAGCAGCGGCCCCGGGCATGTACATTTAATTAACGGTTTATACGATGCAAACCGGTCAGGGGTACCTGTTCTCGCTATTGCTTCCACCATGCATACCGATGAAATGGGTTCCGATTATTTTCAGGAAACGAATACCATAAAATTGTTCGACGATTGCAGTGTGTATAACCAGATAGCTACCACAGCCAAACAGTTTCCGCGAATGCTACAGGCGGCTCTTCAGCATGCTTACAGCAAAAAAGGTGTAGCAGTGATCGGTATGCCGGGGGACGTGGCGATGGAGAAGGCGGAAGAAATAGTTACAGAGACCACGTTGATAAGGAACCGTCCCTTACTGCGGCCAAAAGATAACGAAATCCAGGCGTTGGCAGCAGTGCTGAACGAACATAAGCGTATTACGGTCTTTTGTGGTATAGGCTGTAAAGATGCGCACGATGAGGTGGTGAGCTTGTCTAAAAGATTAAATGCTCCGGTAGGTTATTCTTTCCGCGGTAAAATGTATGTGCAGTATGATAATCCCAATGAGGTGGGCATGACCGGACTGCTGGGGCTTCCCGCGGCCTATCACGCGATGCACGAGTCAGATCTGGTTTTATTGCTTGGTACAGATTTTCCGTATAAAGATTTTATGCCTGAGAGTTGTGGGATTATTCAGGTTGATGAACGCCCTGAAAGATTGGGACGGAGGGCTAAATTAAAGATGGGCCTGGTAGGTGATATTAAGGATACGCTTCAGGCACTTCTTCCGCTGATTGAGCAAAACGGAGATACCAGCTTCCTGGACGCACAGCTCAAAATTCATGAAAAAGTGATGCAGATCCAGCGTTCATATGCAAATGAACGGGGCAGAAAAGATAATATATCTCCTGAATATCTGGCAGATACCGTTGATAAGCTAGCCGCTGATGATGCCATTTTTACCGTTGATACGGGCATGAGTTGTGTCTGGGGGGCGAGATTCGTAAATGCAACCGGGAAAAGAGAGCTGCTTGGTTCGTTCAATCACGGATCAATGGCAAATGCCATGCCCCAAGCTATTGGAGCGGCGCTTGCCCGTCCAAAACAACAGGTAGTTGCCTTTTGCGGTGATGGAGGCATTTCTATGCTTCTAGGTGATCTGGCCACGATAGTGCAGTATAACTTGCCTATTAAATTAATTGTATTCGATAATCGTTCCCTGGGGATGGTAAAACTGGAAATGGAAGTAGCAGGTTTGCCCCAATGGCAAACAGATATGTATAATCCCGATTTTGCGACGGTAGCCATGGCCATGGGTATGAAGGGGCTGTGTGTGGACGATCCAGCGCTGGTAGAGCAGTCCCTGAGGGAGGTTTTTACCTACGATGGACCGGTCCTGGTGCATGTTAAAACTGATCCAAATGCGTTGGCTATGCCCCCTAAGATTGAGTTTTCACAAATGAAAGGTTATGCTATTACCATGGGTAAATTGATTTTAAGTGGCCGTATGGATGAAGTTTTGGACACGGTGAGGAGTAATTATAAGCATTTAAAAGGGATGGTGTGA
- the feoB gene encoding ferrous iron transport protein B, which yields MKVALVGNPNTGKSTLFNSLTGLNQKIGNFPGITVDKKTGTTKLPNGKQIEVIDLPGCYSLYPKSKDEAIVLEVLTNQKNSSHPDLIIVVVDATNLKRNLLLFTQVADLKIPVILALNMTDVARKEQILIDVDQLSHKLGVQVIPISARRNENIEVLKQAIEDAPSLALQTESIAIAEIAPALISQIKHDIKIEQDYVALLLAHQHEILDYLTVEESNHIESLEQTNTFHSQKSQTAETIARYDYISQILSDTVKRQTIPVKDTPTGKIDKFLTHKVWGFATFLIILLFIFQAIFAWAEYPMGLIEDFFAWIDEMGRTYVPEGVLADMIFDGIIAGLGGVLVFIPQIAILFGFIAILEDTGYMARITFLMDKIMRKVGLNGKSVVPMIGGLACAVPSIMAARNIESWKDRIITIMVTPLISCAARLPVYTLLISLVVPDDKMSGFFNMQGLALMAMYLIGTVGAVVVAWVMKKIIKAKERSYFILELPVYRAPRWGNVLLTMYEKVKTFVFQVGKVIVAMSIVLWVLATYGPSGRMDAVEEKYQTEEFVNQYAEEELIYMEASEKLENSYVGILGKAIEPAIRPLGFDWKIGIALITSFAAREVFVGTMATIYSVEEPEDDTTTIREKMANARDTVTGEPVYTVASAFSLMIFYAFAMQCMSTVAVVYRETKSWKWPIIQLTYMTALAYFASLLVYQWLK from the coding sequence ATGAAAGTAGCCTTAGTAGGAAATCCCAATACGGGGAAATCAACTTTATTTAATAGCTTAACAGGACTAAACCAGAAAATAGGCAATTTTCCAGGTATTACCGTCGATAAGAAAACAGGAACCACTAAACTTCCAAACGGTAAGCAGATCGAGGTGATAGATTTACCTGGATGTTATAGTTTATACCCCAAGAGTAAAGATGAAGCGATTGTTCTTGAAGTGTTAACAAATCAAAAGAATTCTTCGCACCCTGATTTGATAATTGTAGTGGTAGATGCCACTAACCTGAAAAGAAACTTACTTTTATTTACGCAGGTTGCTGATCTGAAGATACCGGTCATTCTTGCTCTTAATATGACTGATGTAGCAAGAAAAGAGCAAATTTTGATTGATGTTGATCAATTGTCTCACAAATTAGGAGTACAAGTTATTCCTATTAGTGCACGGCGAAATGAAAATATAGAAGTACTTAAACAAGCGATAGAAGATGCTCCTTCATTGGCATTGCAAACAGAAAGTATTGCGATTGCCGAAATTGCTCCAGCACTTATTTCCCAGATCAAGCATGATATCAAGATCGAGCAAGACTACGTTGCATTGCTATTAGCCCATCAGCATGAAATTTTAGACTATTTGACTGTAGAAGAAAGTAATCATATAGAGTCTTTAGAGCAAACAAATACTTTTCATTCGCAGAAATCGCAAACGGCCGAAACCATTGCAAGGTATGACTACATAAGTCAAATACTGAGCGATACGGTGAAACGCCAAACAATTCCTGTAAAAGATACCCCTACCGGAAAAATAGATAAATTCTTGACGCATAAAGTATGGGGTTTTGCTACCTTTCTAATTATTTTACTGTTTATTTTTCAGGCAATATTTGCTTGGGCAGAATATCCTATGGGGCTAATAGAAGATTTCTTTGCTTGGATCGACGAGATGGGGAGGACTTATGTACCGGAGGGAGTGTTAGCCGACATGATTTTTGACGGGATTATAGCTGGTCTTGGCGGTGTGCTTGTATTCATACCACAGATAGCTATTTTATTCGGTTTTATAGCTATTCTGGAAGATACTGGATATATGGCTCGAATTACCTTCTTGATGGATAAAATTATGCGTAAGGTTGGGCTTAATGGGAAATCTGTGGTGCCTATGATTGGCGGGCTTGCTTGTGCAGTACCCTCTATTATGGCTGCGCGAAATATTGAAAGCTGGAAGGATAGAATTATTACTATTATGGTCACACCTTTGATTAGCTGCGCTGCAAGGTTACCAGTTTACACACTGCTCATTTCTTTAGTTGTCCCCGACGATAAAATGTCGGGATTCTTTAATATGCAGGGATTGGCATTGATGGCTATGTACCTTATTGGTACCGTTGGAGCGGTGGTAGTGGCGTGGGTTATGAAAAAAATAATAAAGGCAAAAGAAAGATCCTATTTTATATTAGAGCTGCCGGTGTATCGCGCTCCTCGCTGGGGAAATGTTCTATTGACGATGTATGAGAAAGTTAAAACTTTTGTTTTTCAGGTAGGTAAAGTAATTGTTGCTATGTCGATTGTACTTTGGGTGTTAGCTACCTACGGTCCATCTGGTCGAATGGATGCTGTTGAAGAGAAGTATCAAACAGAAGAATTTGTTAACCAATATGCTGAAGAGGAATTAATATATATGGAAGCATCCGAGAAACTGGAAAATTCTTACGTCGGCATATTGGGAAAGGCAATTGAGCCCGCTATTAGACCTCTAGGGTTCGACTGGAAAATAGGGATTGCGCTAATCACTTCATTTGCAGCTAGAGAGGTGTTTGTTGGAACAATGGCAACGATTTATAGTGTGGAAGAACCGGAGGACGATACCACTACTATCCGTGAGAAAATGGCGAACGCACGCGATACAGTAACCGGCGAACCTGTATATACTGTGGCCTCTGCGTTTTCATTGATGATATTTTATGCGTTTGCTATGCAGTGTATGAGTACAGTTGCAGTAGTTTATCGGGAAACTAAAAGTTGGAAGTGGCCGATCATTCAATTGACTTATATGACAGCATTAGCTTATTTCGCTTCATTGCTCGTTTATCAATGGTTGAAATAA
- the nuoH gene encoding NADH-quinone oxidoreductase subunit NuoH, translated as MNFYITYILVAIVLFAFLASFTLFAVYAERKIAGFVQDRLGPMETGKFGSLQTIADILKLLQKEFISPANADKILFAAAPVIVFVAVYLGFAAMPWAPSLAPAALNLGLFYVIAIISVEAIGVLMAGWGSNNKFSLLGSLRAVAQIVSYEIPAGIALIAAVMVTQTLNMQEITINQGILSNQEIWFIGMWDVSEIGGFLAWNIFQAPHLILAYIIYFIASLAECNRAPFDIPEAESELVSGYHTEYGGLRFAFFFLAEYCMMFLVSMIGVVLFLGGWNTPLPNIGSFEFAKWTTGMGWGVFWILTKTLLIVGVQILIRWTLPRLRVDQLMNLCWKVLTPLAFLCMVISGIWRVAVMVG; from the coding sequence TTGAATTTTTACATCACATATATACTCGTAGCCATTGTTTTATTTGCCTTCTTGGCAAGTTTTACACTTTTTGCTGTCTATGCAGAAAGAAAAATAGCTGGATTTGTGCAAGATAGGTTAGGGCCTATGGAAACGGGTAAATTCGGTAGTTTACAAACCATTGCTGATATATTAAAGTTGTTGCAGAAGGAATTTATTTCTCCAGCCAATGCAGATAAAATTTTATTTGCTGCTGCGCCAGTTATTGTATTTGTGGCAGTCTATCTGGGCTTTGCTGCTATGCCTTGGGCACCTAGCTTGGCTCCCGCAGCTTTAAACCTCGGGTTATTTTATGTGATTGCTATTATTTCAGTTGAAGCTATAGGTGTACTGATGGCTGGCTGGGGGTCTAACAATAAGTTTTCGCTACTCGGCTCGCTGCGCGCCGTTGCTCAAATTGTGTCTTATGAAATACCTGCCGGTATTGCTTTAATTGCAGCGGTAATGGTTACACAAACCTTAAATATGCAGGAGATTACGATAAACCAAGGGATTTTGAGCAATCAGGAAATTTGGTTTATCGGGATGTGGGATGTAAGTGAAATTGGAGGTTTTCTTGCATGGAATATATTTCAAGCTCCACATTTAATTTTAGCTTATATTATTTACTTCATTGCATCTTTGGCAGAATGTAATAGAGCTCCTTTTGATATACCAGAAGCCGAATCTGAACTGGTATCCGGTTACCATACCGAATATGGAGGGCTGCGCTTTGCTTTCTTTTTTCTGGCAGAATATTGTATGATGTTTTTGGTTTCTATGATTGGCGTAGTCCTGTTCTTAGGAGGGTGGAATACCCCTCTGCCCAATATTGGTTCGTTCGAGTTTGCTAAATGGACCACAGGTATGGGATGGGGCGTTTTCTGGATACTTACAAAAACATTGTTAATCGTGGGAGTACAGATATTGATTCGGTGGACATTGCCCCGGTTACGAGTAGACCAGTTAATGAACTTATGCTGGAAAGTGTTAACGCCTTTAGCTTTTCTATGTATGGTAATTTCTGGTATATGGAGAGTTGCCGTAATGGTTGGATGA
- a CDS encoding 4Fe-4S binding protein — MFKRTLYAFTSAIKGLSITLRHFFAARRARKELDIKQENYFDKQQGVTTIQYPKEEIPIPEVARYQLDVEIDDCIVCDLCAKACPVDCIDIEAIKATEAIGKTSDGSVKRLYAAKFDIDMAKCMYCGLCTVVCPTECITMTDNYDRSTSKLADFIYQFSEMSESEISEKKEEFARVQAEKEAAKRK; from the coding sequence ATGTTTAAGAGAACTTTATACGCTTTTACCAGTGCAATTAAGGGGTTAAGTATTACCCTCAGGCATTTTTTTGCTGCACGTAGAGCACGTAAAGAATTAGATATTAAACAGGAAAATTACTTTGATAAACAGCAAGGAGTGACTACGATTCAATATCCAAAAGAGGAAATTCCGATACCTGAGGTAGCTCGCTACCAATTAGATGTTGAAATTGATGATTGCATCGTATGTGATTTATGTGCAAAAGCCTGTCCTGTTGATTGTATTGATATTGAAGCCATAAAAGCTACCGAAGCCATAGGGAAAACTTCTGATGGAAGCGTTAAACGTTTATACGCTGCTAAATTTGATATTGACATGGCTAAATGTATGTACTGTGGACTGTGTACCGTGGTTTGCCCTACAGAGTGTATCACCATGACCGATAATTACGACAGAAGTACTTCTAAATTAGCAGACTTTATTTACCAGTTTTCTGAAATGAGCGAATCGGAAATCAGCGAAAAAAAGGAAGAATTTGCTCGTGTTCAGGCTGAAAAGGAGGCAGCTAAACGTAAGTAA
- the nuoK gene encoding NADH-quinone oxidoreductase subunit NuoK translates to MITLTHFLIVSALLFVIGLYAVLAKRNAVLVLVGIELMINAAVLNLVSFGRYDKALYGGQTFALFAIVLAAASVAVALAIILNVYRYYKNINPHDIRDLKD, encoded by the coding sequence TTGATCACCTTAACCCATTTTTTAATTGTTAGTGCACTACTTTTCGTCATAGGATTATATGCAGTATTGGCTAAAAGAAATGCTGTTCTCGTACTTGTGGGTATTGAGTTGATGATTAATGCTGCGGTGCTTAACTTGGTGTCTTTTGGGAGATATGACAAAGCACTGTATGGTGGGCAAACATTTGCACTTTTTGCTATTGTGCTTGCAGCGGCATCCGTAGCTGTTGCCTTAGCAATTATCCTCAATGTGTATCGATACTATAAGAATATAAACCCTCATGATATCAGGGATTTAAAAGATTAA
- a CDS encoding YceH family protein, translating into MEENLPLPILNSEEQRVLGSLMEKSKTTPEYYPLTLNSLVAACNQKSARKPVVQYDGDTVIGTLDSLRKKSLVATATGGSSRTIKYRHALSVAYPIIPAEVAILCLLLLRGPLTVGEINSNSGRLHLFESLAEIQEHLDKLSKDEPAMVIQVPKRTGQKEVRYTHLFGGVPDFDSIDFQETVTTGNASSVALESRLSKVEQELTELKEAFDKLVKELY; encoded by the coding sequence ATGGAAGAAAATCTACCCTTACCTATATTAAACAGCGAAGAACAACGGGTTTTGGGCTCCTTGATGGAAAAAAGCAAAACTACACCCGAATACTACCCACTAACACTCAATAGTTTGGTAGCTGCATGTAATCAAAAGTCAGCGCGAAAACCTGTCGTTCAATACGACGGAGATACGGTTATAGGTACATTAGATTCCCTGCGAAAAAAAAGTTTGGTTGCTACCGCCACCGGGGGTTCAAGTCGAACCATAAAATATAGACACGCGCTTAGCGTTGCCTATCCGATCATTCCCGCAGAAGTGGCTATTCTTTGTTTATTACTCTTACGCGGCCCCTTGACCGTTGGTGAAATCAATAGCAATTCCGGTAGGCTTCATCTATTCGAATCTTTGGCGGAGATACAAGAGCATCTGGATAAATTAAGTAAGGATGAGCCTGCCATGGTGATCCAGGTCCCCAAAAGAACGGGGCAAAAAGAAGTTCGTTATACACATCTTTTTGGAGGAGTTCCCGATTTCGATAGTATTGATTTTCAAGAAACAGTAACAACAGGCAATGCCTCTAGCGTAGCGCTTGAAAGCCGCCTCAGCAAAGTTGAACAAGAGTTAACTGAGCTTAAGGAAGCTTTTGACAAATTAGTAAAAGAGTTATATTAA
- the ispG gene encoding (E)-4-hydroxy-3-methylbut-2-enyl-diphosphate synthase — protein sequence MDLAKNWILPGKYCPSLTHYERWLTREVTIGDVPMGGNNPIRIQSMTTVDTMDTIGSVEQTIRMVDAGCEYVRITAPSIKEATNLAEIKRELLKRGCKVPLVADIHFTPNAAEVAARIVEKVRVNPGNYADKKKFDQLSYTDAAYNAELERIYVKFAPLVKICKEYGTAMRIGTNHGSLSDRIMSHYGDTPEGMVESALEFIRICEDLNYHNLVISMKSSNPQVMVQAYRLLVEKMVAEDMNYPLHLGVTEAGDGEDGRIKSAVGIGTLLEDGLGDTVRVSLTEEPELEIPVAKALVNRYKKREKLTGQSTQSFPTAIGHNSINARRETIEVNAFIGGSMVPRIVVDYSQKRLIDPMVLKDAGYLYDVILDKFHMGEQSIDFIYLGDNLPSFNMPGNLKQLYHYATWLQLQDKVNAHPIFSLEEYVTAAMRDPYMNLVRLSCSDLDEDLFEQVPMDQTLVFIVETDAVHGMAEQRQLFLKLKAWGLEVPVIIKRSYDPRDFNGPLGDLMNPEEPNSKLQLYAATDLGALLVDGMGDGVWIDAPAINTGKIVTASFAILQATRSRISKTEYISCPSCGRTLFDLQETTQMIRNRTNHLKGLKIAIMGCIVNGPGEMADADYGYVGAGPDKVTLYRGKEVVKKNVSSANALNELIDIIRSDGNWVDVP from the coding sequence ATGGATTTGGCTAAAAATTGGATTCTTCCGGGTAAATATTGTCCGTCGTTGACACATTATGAACGTTGGTTAACACGTGAGGTTACTATTGGTGATGTTCCGATGGGTGGGAACAACCCTATAAGAATACAGAGTATGACAACCGTGGACACCATGGACACGATCGGTTCCGTTGAACAGACGATACGGATGGTAGACGCAGGGTGCGAGTATGTACGTATAACTGCTCCAAGTATTAAAGAAGCTACTAATCTAGCTGAAATAAAACGCGAATTACTAAAGCGTGGATGTAAGGTACCTTTAGTAGCTGATATCCATTTTACACCTAATGCCGCAGAGGTCGCTGCACGTATCGTTGAAAAGGTACGCGTGAACCCTGGTAACTATGCAGACAAAAAAAAATTCGACCAACTGAGTTATACCGATGCTGCATATAATGCAGAACTTGAACGCATATACGTGAAGTTTGCACCCCTGGTGAAGATTTGTAAAGAATATGGTACAGCCATGCGGATAGGTACGAACCATGGCTCTTTGTCCGATCGAATCATGAGTCATTATGGTGATACTCCTGAAGGAATGGTGGAATCTGCCCTCGAGTTTATTCGTATCTGCGAGGATTTGAATTATCATAATTTGGTTATATCCATGAAATCCAGCAACCCTCAGGTAATGGTACAAGCTTATCGATTGTTGGTGGAAAAAATGGTGGCTGAAGACATGAATTATCCACTGCATTTAGGAGTGACAGAAGCGGGCGATGGCGAGGACGGTAGAATAAAATCAGCTGTAGGTATCGGAACATTATTGGAAGATGGCTTGGGTGATACCGTGAGGGTCTCACTGACAGAAGAGCCGGAGCTGGAGATTCCTGTAGCGAAGGCTTTGGTGAATAGGTATAAAAAGCGTGAAAAATTAACCGGTCAGTCTACCCAGTCTTTTCCAACAGCTATCGGACATAATAGCATTAATGCTCGGAGGGAAACGATTGAGGTCAATGCATTTATAGGCGGTTCGATGGTACCTCGTATAGTAGTAGATTATTCTCAAAAGCGATTAATTGATCCTATGGTATTGAAAGATGCGGGTTATCTGTACGATGTAATACTTGATAAATTCCATATGGGCGAACAATCAATCGACTTTATTTATTTGGGAGATAACCTGCCTTCATTTAATATGCCGGGTAACCTGAAACAACTCTACCATTACGCTACATGGCTGCAGTTGCAGGATAAGGTAAATGCACATCCGATTTTTTCTTTGGAAGAATATGTTACTGCTGCAATGCGCGATCCTTATATGAACCTCGTACGCTTAAGTTGCAGTGATCTGGATGAGGATCTTTTTGAACAGGTTCCTATGGACCAAACATTGGTTTTTATCGTGGAGACTGATGCAGTGCATGGAATGGCCGAACAGCGTCAGCTTTTCTTAAAGCTGAAAGCGTGGGGGCTGGAAGTACCCGTTATAATTAAAAGAAGTTATGACCCTAGAGATTTTAATGGTCCGCTAGGAGATCTGATGAACCCTGAGGAGCCAAATTCAAAATTACAATTATATGCAGCAACCGATTTAGGTGCATTGTTGGTAGATGGAATGGGAGATGGGGTATGGATAGATGCCCCTGCAATAAATACTGGAAAAATTGTAACAGCTTCTTTTGCAATTCTGCAGGCGACAAGATCTAGAATATCTAAAACGGAATATATCTCCTGTCCAAGTTGTGGCCGCACCCTATTTGATCTACAGGAAACCACACAGATGATCCGAAACCGGACCAACCATTTAAAGGGGCTGAAAATAGCGATTATGGGATGTATAGTGAATGGCCCGGGAGAAATGGCTGACGCGGACTATGGTTATGTAGGCGCCGGCCCGGACAAAGTCACTTTGTATCGAGGTAAGGAAGTTGTAAAAAAAAATGTTAGTTCAGCAAATGCGCTTAATGAACTTATAGATATAATCCGTTCGGATGGAAACTGGGTAGATGTTCCCTAG
- a CDS encoding SprT-like domain-containing protein, translating into MIEKTTSILEKYLPKQAAPIIAQWIYQAPCMFKISKNRLSKFGDYRSPFGRKGHRISINHNLNPYAFLVTTVHEFAHLKTWNEYKSRVKPHGKEWKKNFKLLMEPFFNGEILPPDVRAAVTTYLGNPAASSCGDLTLFRTLQRYDQPRAGFVRVEELPPGAAFVLPNGRIFRKGEKMRTRFRCTEIHTGKVYLFSPVAEVKRDVIEHH; encoded by the coding sequence ATGATCGAAAAAACTACTTCAATATTGGAGAAGTATTTGCCAAAGCAAGCTGCTCCTATTATAGCTCAGTGGATTTATCAAGCGCCTTGCATGTTTAAGATATCAAAAAACAGGTTATCAAAATTCGGTGATTATCGATCTCCCTTTGGAAGAAAAGGACATCGTATTTCCATCAATCATAACTTGAATCCCTATGCCTTTTTGGTGACAACGGTGCATGAATTTGCTCATCTTAAAACATGGAATGAGTATAAAAGTCGTGTTAAGCCACACGGTAAAGAGTGGAAAAAAAACTTCAAACTTTTAATGGAGCCTTTTTTCAATGGGGAAATTCTCCCACCTGATGTTCGTGCAGCAGTAACAACCTATCTAGGTAATCCTGCAGCCTCCAGCTGTGGTGATCTTACCTTGTTTAGAACATTACAACGCTACGATCAGCCGAGAGCAGGTTTTGTACGGGTCGAAGAACTGCCTCCGGGTGCTGCTTTCGTATTACCCAACGGAAGAATATTCCGCAAGGGTGAAAAAATGCGTACCCGCTTTCGCTGCACGGAGATACACACAGGGAAGGTGTATCTATTTAGTCCGGTAGCGGAGGTGAAAAGAGATGTTATCGAACATCATTAA